Genomic segment of Labrenzia sp. CE80:
TTCCATTATCTGCATCACGGGCCGGGAGGCGAGCCCTATGCCCAACTCGCTGAAATGGCGATGCGGATCACGGAAGCGGCCAAGGAGACTGGAATTGGTCTGACCCTTTTGCCCGTGTTCTATCAATATGGTGGTCTGGATGGACGACCGCTTTCTGCTGGGCAGAATCGATTTGGGAATGACATCGAACGATTTATGAAACTGGCGGAAGACAGCACCGGTCTCGTGAATGATGGGCCTAGAGACTGGGTTAGTGGGATCGCGCCTCACAGTCTTCGCGCCGTGGCTCCGCGCGATCTCAAACAGATTGCGTCTCTGTTTCGAGATGGGCCGATCCACATGCATCTGGCTGAGCAAATTCCTGAGGTCGAGGAAACGCTCTCTAGCCTGGGCATGCGCCCGGTTGAATGGACTCTGGATCACATCGAACCTGATGCACGCTGGCATTTCATCCATCTGACCCAGATGCTGCCGCATGAAACAGAACGCCTTGCTCACACGGGAGCAACCGCAGTGCTTTGCCCGATCACTGAGTCCAGCCTCGGTGACGGTATTTTTGATGGGCTAGGCTGGTTTGAAGCAGGTGGGAGGGTGGCGATCGGATCTGATAGCAATATCCGTATTTCCCTCTCCGAGGAGTTGAGAACGCTCGACTATTCACAACGTCTTCGCGACCATTCGCGCGCCGCTCTGGCAACGGCTGAGCAGTCGACTGGGCGTCGTTTGTTTGAGGCAATCCTAAACGGTGGTGCGGCCAGTGCTGACCGTTCGACCGGTGCGCTGGAAGCTGGCTTGTGGGCCGATATGCTTGCGCTCGATACCAGTCATGTGGACCTGGCCGACCTTCAAGGCGATATGCTGATTGACAGTTTCTCATTTGCTGGCGACGACAATCTGGTCACAGATGTCTGGAGCGCCGGTCGCCATATGGTACAGCGAGGCCAGCATGTGCGCAGGGACCAAATTCTAGCGCAGTATCGCAGCGCGGTGCAGGAATTGAGGGCAGCATATTGAACGAACCGGACACAAACACCTGGCAAGGAATACAGGAAGAAGTCCTACGCCGGATACGGGATCGTATCTGGCAACCCGGGACTCGCATTCCGAAGGAAATGGACCTTGCCAAGGAGTTCGGATGTTCGCGAACCACAGTGAACAGGGCGTTGAGGGAACTTGCTGAAAGCGGAGTTTTAGAACGAAAACGGCGTTCCGGGACACGCGTTGCTCTACATCCGATTGCACGAACAGTGATTGATGTCCAGATTGTGCGCCGTGAGATCGAAGACCGTGGGGCCGTTTATGGCTATGGACTGATCAAGCGAGAAATCAAAGTTCCACCGCATGCTATTACATTTGCAATGGAGTTGCCTCAGGGCGAGGAAATGCTGCATTTGATGGCCGTCCATCTGGCCGATGGAGCTCCATATGCACTCGAGGATCGATGGGTCAGTCTGACCACCGTACCAGAAGCAGTTGAGGTGGATTTCGCAAAGCAATCTGCCAACGAGTGGCTCTTGGAAAATGTCCCTTTTAACCGTGCAATGCTGACCATACTGGCGAGTTCGGCGACCGACTTCGAGCAAGAATTCCTCGCAGCGGCGCCGGGGGCATCCGTTCTGCAGATGGAACGTGCAACCTGGTGTGATGGCGGATCAGTGACATTTGTGACGCTGTCCTACCAAACGGGACATCGGATTATCAGCTCGACAACGGGCTAGGTCATATCCGGAACTTGTAGACGCATCTGTG
This window contains:
- a CDS encoding UTRA domain-containing protein translates to MNEPDTNTWQGIQEEVLRRIRDRIWQPGTRIPKEMDLAKEFGCSRTTVNRALRELAESGVLERKRRSGTRVALHPIARTVIDVQIVRREIEDRGAVYGYGLIKREIKVPPHAITFAMELPQGEEMLHLMAVHLADGAPYALEDRWVSLTTVPEAVEVDFAKQSANEWLLENVPFNRAMLTILASSATDFEQEFLAAAPGASVLQMERATWCDGGSVTFVTLSYQTGHRIISSTTG
- a CDS encoding formimidoylglutamate deiminase, which encodes MQKLWAQRALTLDGWKNGVSIEIGPNGKIERVDSDTEPNGEIYGCVLPAPANAHSHAFQRAMAGLTEQRGADPTDSFWSWRRLMFRFLERITPEQVQAIAAFVQMEMLEAGYATNVEFHYLHHGPGGEPYAQLAEMAMRITEAAKETGIGLTLLPVFYQYGGLDGRPLSAGQNRFGNDIERFMKLAEDSTGLVNDGPRDWVSGIAPHSLRAVAPRDLKQIASLFRDGPIHMHLAEQIPEVEETLSSLGMRPVEWTLDHIEPDARWHFIHLTQMLPHETERLAHTGATAVLCPITESSLGDGIFDGLGWFEAGGRVAIGSDSNIRISLSEELRTLDYSQRLRDHSRAALATAEQSTGRRLFEAILNGGAASADRSTGALEAGLWADMLALDTSHVDLADLQGDMLIDSFSFAGDDNLVTDVWSAGRHMVQRGQHVRRDQILAQYRSAVQELRAAY